GGTCCGCAGCACCCGGGCCTCGGCGTCCAGGACGGCCCGGACGGCCGTCTCGATCGCCGCGTCGTCGGTGGCGCCCAGCACGTGCAGGTAGAGGGTGCTGCTGGCCCGGTGGACCTCCAGGACGAGGGTGCCCGGCACCAGCGAGACCAGCTCGGCGGTCTGGGTCAGGTAGAGGTCGGAGCGGCTGCGCAGCTGCACACGGACGATCGAGCTGCGGGGCACGGTGCCGGAGCGGAAGGCCAGGGCGACGACGTCGACGCTGGCCCGGAACGCGTCGACCAGCAGCCGGACCAGCAGCCGGAGACCCCGCGCGGGGCGGAAGCGGCCGTGCAGGTCGATCGGCGGCAGCGGGAAGACCAGGCCGACCAGCACGGCCACCAGCACCCCGGTGAGGACGAGGAACAGGGAGACCTCGTCCCACAGCAGCACCCACACCACCGTCAGCACGGCGACGTTGACCGGGTTCACGCGTCGCCGGGGGCGTGCCGTCGGCGGCGTCCGGCCCGCCGCCTCCGCCTGCTCGGTGCTCACCGGACCCCCTCCGGCAGCACCGCGCGCACGTAGGTGAGGCCGTCGACGATGTCGGTGGCCGAGCGCTCCGCGTACCCGTAGAGCGGGCCGGCGACGACGGTGAGGCCGACCCCGAGCAGCACCACGACGACCGCCGTGGCCACCATCGGCCGCGGCAGTCGCGTCCGGGTCCGCTCGCCGGCGGCGGCCAGCCGCGCGCCCGTGCCGGGGGCGACGACCCCGCCGCCGTCCGCCTCGCCGGCCACCAGCTCGAGGGCGTCCGGCTCGGCCGTGCGGGGCCGCCAGAAGGCGCGGTTCCACACCTTGGCCATGGCGTAGAGGGTCAGCAGGCTGGTCAGCACCGAGCCGCCCACCAGCAGCAGCGGCAGGAAGCCGCCGGCCTGCACCCCGGCCTCCAGCAGCCCCACCTTCCCGACGAAGCCGGACAGCGGCGGGATGCCGGCGAGGTTCATGGCCGGGACGAAGAACAGGACACCCAGCACGGGCGAGGCCGCGGCCAGCCCGCCCAGCCGGTTGAGCGACGTGCTGCCGCCGCGGGTCTCGATCAGCCCGGTGACGAGGAACAGCGTCGTCTGGATGGTGATGTGGTGGGCGGTGTAGAAGATGGCCCCCGCGTAGCCGGAGACGCTGGCCAGGCCGATCCCGAAGACCATGTAGCCGATGTGGCTGACCAGGGTGAACGAGAGCATCCGCTTGATCTCGGACTGGGCGATGGCGCCGAGGATGCCGACGACCATGGTGGCCAGGGCCGCCCACAGCAGCAGGCCGGTCAGGTGGCTGTCGGGGAACAGCACGGTCTGGGTGCGGATGATGGCGTAGACGCCGACCTTGGTGAGCAGGCCCGCGAAGACGGCGGTGACGGGCGCCGGGGCCGTGGGGTAGGAGTCCGGCAGCCAGGCCGACATCGGGAAGACGGCCGCCTTGATCGCGAAGACGGTGAGCAGCAGCAGCTGCAGGACCAGCTGGACGCCGTCCGGCAGCGCCGGCAGCCGGAGCGCGAGCTGCGCGATGTTGACGGTGCCGGTGGCGGCGTAGACGGCCGCCAGCGCGACGAGGAACAGCGTCGAGGACAGCAGGCTCACCACGACGTAGGTGCTGCCGGCGCGGACCCGCTCCCCCGTGCCGCCGAGGGTCAGCAGCACGTAGGAGGCGAACAGCAGCATCTCGAAGCCGACGAACAGGTTGAACAGGTCGCCGGCCAGGAAGGCGTTGGAGACGCCGGCGGACAGCACGAGCAGCGTCGGGTGGAAGATCGAGACCGGTGTCTCGCGCTTGCGCTCCTCCTCGTCGGCGCCCATCGAAAACAGCAGCACCAGGAGCGTGACCACCGAGCTGACCACGAGCATCAGGGCGGACAGCCGGTCGGCGACGAGGGCGATGCCCAGGGGCTGCGGCCAGGCGCCCACCCAGAGCACGATCGGCCCGAGCCGGTCGGTGAGGTGCATCAGCGTGCCGGACACCGCGACCACCGCCACCATGACGACGGTCGAGACCAGGCGCTGGGCGCGCGGACGCCGGTTGAGGGCCAGCGCGAGGCCGGCGCCGAGGATCGGCAGCAGCACCGGCAGGGGCACGAGGTTGTTCATCGGGCCTCCCCCGCAGGTCGGCTGAGGTCGGCGGCGGCGTCGGGCTCGCCGCGGGCGACCGCCCCGGCCTCGTCGCCGCGCTCCACCTCCGGGGCGTCCTCGGCCTCGGGGTCGGGCGCGGGGACCCGCTCGCCCTCCTCGTCGCCCGTGCCCTGGCCGACCTCGTCCGGGTGGCCGTCGTCGTCCTCGTCGTAGGAGTCCGACGCCAGGTCGGCCTCGGCCAGCCGGCGGATCGCGGCGTCCTCGACGTCGTCGGCGACCTCGTCGTGGCCGTTCAGCTGGAAGCTGCGGTACGCCAGCGCCAGCAGGTAGGCGGTGACGCCGAGGGTGATGACGATGGCCGTCAGCACCATGGCCTGCGGCAGCGGGTCGCTCATCTGCGCCGGGTCGGTGACGCCGATGATCGGGGCGCCGCCGGCGGCCCCGCTGGCCACGAGGAACATCGCGTTGACGCCGTTGGACGCCAGCAGGACGCCGATGAGGATGCGGGTCAGGGAGCGCTCCAGCAGCAGGTAGACCCCGGCGGCCACGAGGACGCCGGAGATCAGCACGAGGGTGAGGTTGGGGCTCATCGGACGATCTCCCGCCCGGCCGCGGCGGGCACCGGGCGCGCCGACGTCGCCGCCCGCGCGTGCAGCCCCGCCTGCGGCACCGGGGCGCGGTCCTCGGCCTCGTGCTGGTCGATGCCGGAGCCGAGGCTGCGGGCCAGGTCCAGCATCACGCCGATGACGACGAGGTAGACGCCGACGTCGAAGAACACCGAGGTGACCAGGTGCGGCGAGCCGAGCAGCGGCAACGGTCCGAGCGGCGTGACCACCTCGGCCAGCCGGCCGAAGTCGACGCCGATGTCGTAGCTCTGCAGGATCCGGCCACCGAAGGGCAGCGGGGCCAGGGCGCTCAGCCCGGCCAGCACCAGGCCGGCTCCCAGCACCCGGCCCGCGTCGACGGGGGCGGCCTCGTCCAGCTCGCGGCTGCCGGCGGCGAGGTAGCGGATGACGAGGGCCATGCCCGCCACCAGCCCGCCGGCGAACCCGCCGCCCGGGGCGTTGTGGCCGGCGATCAGGAGGTAGACCGAGACCACGACCATCACCGGGAACAGCACCCGCGTGACCACCTCGAAGATGATGGAACGGCGCAGCGGCGACAGGGTCTCCCCGCCGCGCAGCCAGGTGGTCCGGCCCGCGCCGCCGGTCCCCGCCCGCGGCCGGGGGCCGGCGTCGGGTCGGGTGGGCAGCGCCGCGTAGCGGCTGCGGAGGAAGATCAGACTGGCCACGCCCGTCGCGGCCACGACCAGCACGGCGATCTCGCCGAGGGTGTCCCAGGCGCGGATGTCGACGAGGGTGATGTTGACGATGTTGTCGCCGTACCCGAACGTGGACGCGGCCTCGGGGAAGTCCGCCGAGACCGGCGTCGCGACCCGCGCCCCGGCGGCCACCAGCCCGATGAGCGACACCACGGCACCCGCGGTGACGGCGACCACGAGCCGCCACCAGCGGCTGGCCTGCAGCGGCCGGCTGGTGAAGTACTTGGGCAGCTTGCGCAGCACGAGCGCGAAGACGACCAGGGTGACCGTCTCGACCAGGGTCTGGGTGAGCGCGAGGTCCGGCGCCCCGTGCAGCAGGAACAGCACCGCGACCCCGTAGCCGGTGACGCTGGCGAGCAGCACCGCGCGCAGCCGGCCACGGGAGGTCGCGGCCAGGAAGGCGGCGACCACCATGATGACGCCGACCAGCACCTGCGCGGGGGTGTCGAAGGCCCGCACGCCGGCGGGCCAGTCGCGGAGCACCAGCAGCGCGCCGCCGGGGAGGGCGATCACCACCAGCAGGATGGCCCCGAGGTAGATCGGCAGCGAGCCGCGCTGGGTGACGGCGGTGACCTCGACGGCCAGCCGGTCCACGCCCCGCATCGTCTTCTGGTAGGCCTCCTCGGCCTCGAGCACGGCCGGGAACGTCGACTGCGCGCGGGCGATCAGGTGCCGCTGCCAGAACAGCAGCACGCCGCCCGCCAGCGCCAGCGCCGAGAGCAGCAGCGGCACGCTGAACCCGTGCCACAGCGCGAGGCCGTGGCTCTCCTCCCCCACCGCGAACTGCGCGACGTAGCCGCCGAAGGCCTCCGTCAGCCGGGGCCCGACGAAGCCGCCGGCGAGGCCGAGCGCGGCCAGCAGGACGGGCGCGGCGGCGAACCCCCGCGGCACCGGGTGGTGCGGCCGGACGTCCTCCTCCGCGCCGTCGGCGTCGACGTAGGCCTGCTTCGCGGTGCTGGTGAAGGTGCCCCACCAGAAGCGGAGCGTGTAGGCGGTGGTCAGGGCGGAGCCGGCCGTCAGCGCGGCGGTCAGCAGCACCGCCGGCAGCACCGGCCAGCCGGTGCCGTCGCCGTCACCGTGGGCGACCAGGTAGGTCAGGGACTCGAACCCCGCCTCCTTGGCCACGAAGCCGAGGGTGGGCGGGACGGCCGCCATCGAGGCGCCGGCCACGGCGGCCGCGACGGCGACGACGGGCATGGCCCGGCCGACGCCGGCCAGCTTGCGCAGGTCGCGGGTGCCCGCGCTGTGGTCGACGATGCCGACGACCAGGAACAGGGTGGCCTTGAACAGGGCGTGGGAGACGAGCAGCGCCAGCCCGCCGAGAGCGGCCGCCCGGGTGCCGATCCCCATCAGCACGACGAGGAAGCCGAGCTGGCTCACGGTGCCGTAGGCCAGCAGCACCTTGACGTCGTACTGGCGCAGCGCCCGCCAGCCGCCGAGCAGCATGGTGGCCGCACCCAGGGTGAGCAGCACGGGGCGCCAGCCGGGGGTGCCCCCGAACACCGGCGCCAGCACGGCGACCAGGTAGACGCCCGCCTTGACCATCGCCGCGGCGTGCAGGTACGCGCTGACCGGGGTCGGGGCGGCCATCGCCCCGGGCAGCCAGAAGTGGAACGGCACGAGCGCCGACTTCGAGAGCGCCCCGACCAGCACCAGCAGGACCGCCACCACGACCAGGGGCGAGTCGACGCCCGAGGCCGCCGCGCCCTCGAGCACCCGGGAGAGGCTGTAGCTGTCGTAGCGCACGGCCAGCAGCACGATCCCCACCAGCATGGCCAGGCCGCCGGTGGTGGTGACGACCAGCGCGGTGAGCGCGGCCCGCCGGTTGGCCGCGAACGTCGGGTTGTGGCCCACCAGCAGGTAGGAGAAGACCGTCGTCAGCTCCCAGAAGACGTACAGCCCGATCAGGTCGTCGGAGGTGACCAGGCCCGTCATGGCCCCGGCGAAGGCGACGAGCACCGCCCCGGTGCGGGTCGGCGGGTCCTCGTCGCCGAAGTACCAGCGGCAGTAGAAGAGGACCAGCGCACCGATCCCGCTGACCACCAGCACCAGCACCCACTGCAGCAGCCCCACCCGGAACGAGACGTCGACGCCCAGCGCCGGGATCCACCGGAACCCCTCCGTCAGCACCTCCCCGGCCAGCACGGCGGGGCCCTGGGCCAGGGTCCAGACGAAGGCGGCGAGCGGGGCGAGGGCGAGCAGGAAGAAGGCCCGTCCCCGCAGCCGGCGGAGCAGCAGCGGGGCGAGCAGGCCCACGCCGAAGTGCACGGCGATGAGGAGGGTCACGGAGGGCCTTCCGTCCTCGGGGCGGGGCGTGGTGGGCTCGAAGCCTACCGGCTCGGGGCGGCGCTGCCCTCGGCGTCAGCGCTCGGCGAGACCCGCCAGGACGGCCGTCGCGGCCCGCCGCCCGGACACCAGCGCCCCCTGGATCGACGCCGTGTCGCGGTGGTCACCGGCCAGGTGCACGCCGCCCGGGGTGGTCACCGGTCGCCGGACGGCGAGCGGCGGCGGCTGCTCCGGGAGCGCGCCTGGCACCACCGAGGTGCTCACCAGCTCCCAGCGGGCGGCGTCGACCCCGTAGATCAACGCGGCGTGCCGGCGGGCGTCCCGCTCGGCCGCGGCCGAGCCGTCGTCGCCCAGCACGGTGGTGGCCACCAGGGGGCGGCCCGGCGGTCCGTAGGCGGGCGCGACGTTCGTCATCACCGCGGTGTTGAGCACCGGGCCGCGACGCTCGGCGTCCAGGTGCAGCAGCCGGGCGCCGGTCGGCGGCTCGGGGGCGGTGTGCCAGAAGGTGGTCAGCGCCTTCATCGCCGGGGCACGGACGCCGGTCAGCCGCTCGGCCGTCGGCGGGTCCGTGGCCACGACGACCGCGCGGGCGCCGAGCGTGCCGGCGTCGGTGTGCACCGCACGGGCGTCGACCTGCCGGACCGCCTCGCCCAGCCGGACGGTGCCGGCCGGCAGCCGGTCGGCGACGGCGGCGGGCAGCCGGCCCATCCCGAGGGCCGGCACGGCCGGGGAGCCCAGGACGAAGGAGCGGAGCAGCAGGGCGACGAAGTTCGCCGAGGTCCTGCCGTCGCGCTCGGCCAGCACCCCGGCCAGGAACGGCTCGACGACGCCCGAGCGGAGCGGGCCGTGGACGCGGGCGCGGTCGAGCGACTCCGACAGGGTCAGGTCCGGCCGGCGCACCAGCCGCCGGACGGGCAGCAGGGACGTCGCCGCCCAGCGGGCGAACAGCACCTTGTCGAGGAGGCTGCCCAGCGGCGCGGTGAGCGTCGCCCAGGCGAGCCCCGGCTCCCGCCGCGGGTCGGCCAGCACGGCGGGGCCGTGCGTCGTCGCCGCCACCACGCCGGCCCGGAAGGTGCGGAGGTCCAGCGCGGCGACGTCGAGCACCCGCGGCAGCACCGGGTAGGCCGGGTTCAGCAGCTGGAAGCCGCGGTCGCAGCGGAAGCCGTCGACGACGTCGGTGCGGACCCGCCCGCCGACCCCGTCGGAGGCCTCGAGGACCAGCACGTCCACACCGGCCTCGACCAGCCGCTGCGCGCAGGCCAGCCCGGCCAGCCCGGCGCCGACCACGACGACCGGGTCGGAGGCCCTCACCGCGCGCTCACCCGTCGTGCCGGGTCAGCCGAGCTCGGGGAACCAGAGCGCGATCTCGCGCGCCGCCGACTCCGGGGAGTCCGAGCCGTGCACGAGGTTCTCGCGGTTGGACAGCGAGAGGTCGCCACGGATGGTGCCGGGGGCGGCCTTGCGGCCGTCGGTGGCGCCGTTGAGGCTGCGGACGACCTCGATCGCCTCGTCGCCCTCGAGGACCAGGGCCACCGACGGCCCGGACGTGATGAAGCGGCGCAGCGGCGGGTAGAACGGCCGGTCGAGGTGCTCGGCGTAGTGCTCGTCGGCCAGCTCCTCGGTGACCTGGCGCATCGAGAGGGCGACGACGGACAGCCCCTTCGCCTCGAAGCGGCTGAGCACGGCCCCGACCAGCCCGCGGCGGACCGCGTCGGGCTTGATCAGGACGAAGGAGCGCTGGGTGGGGACCTCGGCGACGGCAGTCATGGGCTGCACCCTAGCGGGACGGGCCGCGGGTCGACTCCGTGCCCGGATCCCGTCGAACGGTCAGGCCGCGCGCGCCCGGCCCTGCTCGTCGAGGCGCCGGCCCAGCACGAAGGTGATCACCCACAGGGCGAGGAACAGCCCGCCGACGACGAACATCGCCGGGGTCAGCAGCCCCAGCGCGAGGCCGACGACCTGGGTCAGCCAGCCCAGCGGGTAGCCGGCCGGGCGGCGCACCAGCCCGGCGGAGACCAGGGCCAGCAGGGCGGCCCCGCCGGCGC
The window above is part of the Friedmanniella luteola genome. Proteins encoded here:
- a CDS encoding Na+/H+ antiporter subunit E; translated protein: MSTEQAEAAGRTPPTARPRRRVNPVNVAVLTVVWVLLWDEVSLFLVLTGVLVAVLVGLVFPLPPIDLHGRFRPARGLRLLVRLLVDAFRASVDVVALAFRSGTVPRSSIVRVQLRSRSDLYLTQTAELVSLVPGTLVLEVHRASSTLYLHVLGATDDAAIETAVRAVLDAEARVLRTFGSAEEVAALEEGRPQPGLPTRAGEGS
- a CDS encoding Na+/H+ antiporter subunit D, with protein sequence MNNLVPLPVLLPILGAGLALALNRRPRAQRLVSTVVMVAVVAVSGTLMHLTDRLGPIVLWVGAWPQPLGIALVADRLSALMLVVSSVVTLLVLLFSMGADEEERKRETPVSIFHPTLLVLSAGVSNAFLAGDLFNLFVGFEMLLFASYVLLTLGGTGERVRAGSTYVVVSLLSSTLFLVALAAVYAATGTVNIAQLALRLPALPDGVQLVLQLLLLTVFAIKAAVFPMSAWLPDSYPTAPAPVTAVFAGLLTKVGVYAIIRTQTVLFPDSHLTGLLLWAALATMVVGILGAIAQSEIKRMLSFTLVSHIGYMVFGIGLASVSGYAGAIFYTAHHITIQTTLFLVTGLIETRGGSTSLNRLGGLAAASPVLGVLFFVPAMNLAGIPPLSGFVGKVGLLEAGVQAGGFLPLLLVGGSVLTSLLTLYAMAKVWNRAFWRPRTAEPDALELVAGEADGGGVVAPGTGARLAAAGERTRTRLPRPMVATAVVVVLLGVGLTVVAGPLYGYAERSATDIVDGLTYVRAVLPEGVR
- a CDS encoding Na(+)/H(+) antiporter subunit C — encoded protein: MSPNLTLVLISGVLVAAGVYLLLERSLTRILIGVLLASNGVNAMFLVASGAAGGAPIIGVTDPAQMSDPLPQAMVLTAIVITLGVTAYLLALAYRSFQLNGHDEVADDVEDAAIRRLAEADLASDSYDEDDDGHPDEVGQGTGDEEGERVPAPDPEAEDAPEVERGDEAGAVARGEPDAAADLSRPAGEAR
- a CDS encoding Na+/H+ antiporter subunit A → MTLLIAVHFGVGLLAPLLLRRLRGRAFFLLALAPLAAFVWTLAQGPAVLAGEVLTEGFRWIPALGVDVSFRVGLLQWVLVLVVSGIGALVLFYCRWYFGDEDPPTRTGAVLVAFAGAMTGLVTSDDLIGLYVFWELTTVFSYLLVGHNPTFAANRRAALTALVVTTTGGLAMLVGIVLLAVRYDSYSLSRVLEGAAASGVDSPLVVVAVLLVLVGALSKSALVPFHFWLPGAMAAPTPVSAYLHAAAMVKAGVYLVAVLAPVFGGTPGWRPVLLTLGAATMLLGGWRALRQYDVKVLLAYGTVSQLGFLVVLMGIGTRAAALGGLALLVSHALFKATLFLVVGIVDHSAGTRDLRKLAGVGRAMPVVAVAAAVAGASMAAVPPTLGFVAKEAGFESLTYLVAHGDGDGTGWPVLPAVLLTAALTAGSALTTAYTLRFWWGTFTSTAKQAYVDADGAEEDVRPHHPVPRGFAAAPVLLAALGLAGGFVGPRLTEAFGGYVAQFAVGEESHGLALWHGFSVPLLLSALALAGGVLLFWQRHLIARAQSTFPAVLEAEEAYQKTMRGVDRLAVEVTAVTQRGSLPIYLGAILLVVIALPGGALLVLRDWPAGVRAFDTPAQVLVGVIMVVAAFLAATSRGRLRAVLLASVTGYGVAVLFLLHGAPDLALTQTLVETVTLVVFALVLRKLPKYFTSRPLQASRWWRLVVAVTAGAVVSLIGLVAAGARVATPVSADFPEAASTFGYGDNIVNITLVDIRAWDTLGEIAVLVVAATGVASLIFLRSRYAALPTRPDAGPRPRAGTGGAGRTTWLRGGETLSPLRRSIIFEVVTRVLFPVMVVVSVYLLIAGHNAPGGGFAGGLVAGMALVIRYLAAGSRELDEAAPVDAGRVLGAGLVLAGLSALAPLPFGGRILQSYDIGVDFGRLAEVVTPLGPLPLLGSPHLVTSVFFDVGVYLVVIGVMLDLARSLGSGIDQHEAEDRAPVPQAGLHARAATSARPVPAAAGREIVR
- a CDS encoding NAD(P)/FAD-dependent oxidoreductase, which produces MRASDPVVVVGAGLAGLACAQRLVEAGVDVLVLEASDGVGGRVRTDVVDGFRCDRGFQLLNPAYPVLPRVLDVAALDLRTFRAGVVAATTHGPAVLADPRREPGLAWATLTAPLGSLLDKVLFARWAATSLLPVRRLVRRPDLTLSESLDRARVHGPLRSGVVEPFLAGVLAERDGRTSANFVALLLRSFVLGSPAVPALGMGRLPAAVADRLPAGTVRLGEAVRQVDARAVHTDAGTLGARAVVVATDPPTAERLTGVRAPAMKALTTFWHTAPEPPTGARLLHLDAERRGPVLNTAVMTNVAPAYGPPGRPLVATTVLGDDGSAAAERDARRHAALIYGVDAARWELVSTSVVPGALPEQPPPLAVRRPVTTPGGVHLAGDHRDTASIQGALVSGRRAATAVLAGLAER
- the ndk gene encoding nucleoside-diphosphate kinase, yielding MTAVAEVPTQRSFVLIKPDAVRRGLVGAVLSRFEAKGLSVVALSMRQVTEELADEHYAEHLDRPFYPPLRRFITSGPSVALVLEGDEAIEVVRSLNGATDGRKAAPGTIRGDLSLSNRENLVHGSDSPESAAREIALWFPELG
- a CDS encoding DUF4233 domain-containing protein, encoding MRLSPKNPMGVVLLSVLVFEFILFGLAVPVMILISDVRPLTAGLCAGGAALLALVSAGLVRRPAGYPLGWLTQVVGLALGLLTPAMFVVGGLFLALWVITFVLGRRLDEQGRARAA